The Muricauda sp. SCSIO 65647 genome includes a region encoding these proteins:
- a CDS encoding DUF6747 family protein, translating to MKKFILVKEIYLEAFRNLGNILITKYFKVFSWFCFIMFFVVLYAFIFRVSTGFAFD from the coding sequence ATGAAAAAATTTATACTTGTTAAAGAGATTTATTTAGAGGCGTTCAGAAACCTGGGAAATATTTTGATCACAAAATACTTCAAAGTGTTTTCGTGGTTTTGTTTCATCATGTTCTTTGTGGTGCTCTATGCGTTTATCTTTAGGGTTTCCACAGGCTTTGCCTTTGATTGA
- a CDS encoding M23 family metallopeptidase: protein MAKKGKKRKEIKRKLLHKYRLVILNESTFEEKISFKLNRLNVFVTGTIFIIVLIALTTLLIAFTPLREYIPGYSSTKLKRQATELTYKTDSLVTVLNYTNRYLENVRMVLRGDIENTETNRDSLFEKYKLDPNTINLTPIKEDLELREQVELEDKYNLFERTVEGTRTILFPPVSGEISQRYDVNQKHFAVDVTTPKDSPVKAVANGTVIFAEWTSDTGNVIIIEHEDDLISAYKHCGSLNKSQGEHVNAGEVVASVGNTGELTTGPHLHFELWKDGKPIDPQDYIDFN, encoded by the coding sequence ATGGCCAAGAAGGGTAAAAAGCGCAAGGAGATAAAGAGAAAGCTGCTTCATAAGTACCGTCTCGTCATTTTGAACGAAAGCACCTTTGAAGAAAAGATTTCCTTTAAGCTAAATCGACTGAATGTCTTTGTAACAGGCACTATTTTCATTATTGTGTTGATCGCCCTGACCACCTTGTTGATCGCCTTTACGCCTTTGCGCGAATATATACCGGGCTATTCTTCGACAAAACTCAAAAGACAGGCCACCGAATTGACCTACAAGACTGATTCTTTGGTCACTGTATTGAATTATACCAATCGGTATTTGGAAAATGTCAGAATGGTATTGAGAGGAGACATCGAAAATACCGAGACCAACCGTGATTCACTTTTCGAGAAATACAAACTGGATCCGAATACCATAAATCTGACACCTATCAAAGAAGATTTGGAGCTAAGGGAACAAGTTGAGCTTGAAGATAAGTACAATCTCTTCGAACGTACCGTCGAGGGCACGAGAACCATACTTTTTCCGCCGGTAAGCGGTGAGATTTCACAACGGTACGATGTCAACCAAAAACATTTTGCGGTTGATGTGACCACTCCGAAAGATTCACCCGTGAAGGCCGTTGCCAATGGTACTGTTATTTTTGCAGAATGGACCTCTGACACGGGAAATGTGATCATCATTGAGCACGAAGACGATTTGATTTCGGCATACAAACACTGTGGTTCACTGAACAAATCGCAAGGCGAACATGTCAACGCTGGTGAGGTGGTGGCCTCTGTGGGCAATACCGGTGAACTTACTACTGGGCCACATCTTCATTTTGAGCTATGGAAAGATGGAAAACCCATTGACCCCCAAGACTATATAGACTTTAACTAG
- a CDS encoding GH3 auxin-responsive promoter family protein, whose product MSLKAFAAKVFARYVHFKNSRWVDNPVLAQEKVFEKLLKTAVNTAFGKDHGFGEIKSQEDFALRVPIRDYEQLKPYVERVRHGEKNVLWPGKPIYFAKTSGTTSGAKYIPITGASMKYQIEASRNAILSYIHETGNSSFVNGKMIFLQGSPEMEEKNGIKFGRLSGISAHYVPDYLQKNRLPSWETNCIEDWETKVEAIVKETVNENMTVIAGIPSWVQMYFERLKAKTGENIGDLFKNFQLFIYGGVNYEPYRSKFEALMGRKVDSIELFPASEGFFAYQDSQTEKGMLLLLDSGIFYEFVRADAFFDENPARLTIRDVELGVDYAMVISTNAGLWAYNLGDTVRFISTNPYRVVVSGRIKHFISAFGEHVIAKEVEEAMQKAIEKTGAQVNEFTVAPQTDPEEGELPYHEWLVEFEKTPHDLEAFAQLLDTSMQQQNSYYFDLLDGKILQRLKITKIGKGGFQEYMKSIGKLGGQNKVKRLANDRELADGLSPFKLQK is encoded by the coding sequence ATGTCCTTAAAAGCTTTTGCCGCAAAAGTTTTTGCCAGATACGTACACTTTAAAAATTCTCGGTGGGTCGATAATCCGGTCTTGGCCCAAGAGAAGGTATTCGAAAAGCTTCTCAAAACAGCTGTCAATACTGCTTTTGGGAAAGACCATGGTTTTGGTGAAATAAAATCACAAGAAGATTTTGCACTGAGGGTTCCCATACGCGATTACGAGCAATTGAAACCTTATGTAGAAAGGGTCAGGCACGGGGAAAAGAATGTATTGTGGCCCGGCAAGCCCATCTATTTTGCCAAGACATCGGGCACGACCTCTGGGGCAAAGTATATTCCTATCACCGGGGCATCGATGAAATACCAGATCGAGGCCTCTCGCAATGCGATACTCAGTTACATTCATGAGACGGGTAACTCCAGTTTTGTAAATGGGAAAATGATTTTTCTACAGGGTAGTCCAGAGATGGAAGAAAAAAACGGCATCAAGTTCGGACGACTTTCGGGCATATCGGCCCACTATGTCCCCGATTATTTGCAAAAAAACCGCTTACCGAGTTGGGAGACCAACTGTATCGAAGATTGGGAAACCAAAGTAGAGGCAATTGTAAAAGAAACGGTGAACGAGAACATGACCGTGATTGCGGGCATACCCTCATGGGTACAGATGTATTTCGAGCGGTTAAAGGCAAAAACAGGCGAGAACATAGGCGATTTGTTCAAAAACTTCCAATTGTTCATCTATGGCGGGGTGAATTATGAGCCCTATCGTTCAAAATTTGAGGCGTTGATGGGCAGAAAGGTAGACAGTATTGAGTTGTTTCCGGCCAGTGAGGGATTTTTTGCCTATCAAGACTCACAAACTGAAAAGGGAATGCTTTTATTGCTCGATTCAGGTATTTTCTACGAATTTGTGAGAGCAGATGCGTTTTTTGATGAAAACCCGGCCCGTTTGACCATTAGAGATGTAGAGTTGGGGGTTGACTATGCCATGGTCATTTCTACAAATGCAGGACTGTGGGCCTATAACCTAGGAGATACCGTTCGGTTTATTTCAACAAACCCCTATAGGGTCGTGGTTTCTGGAAGAATAAAACATTTCATTTCGGCTTTTGGTGAGCATGTTATTGCCAAAGAGGTTGAAGAGGCCATGCAAAAGGCCATAGAAAAAACAGGTGCACAAGTAAACGAGTTTACGGTGGCCCCACAGACAGATCCAGAAGAAGGTGAACTGCCCTATCACGAATGGCTTGTCGAATTTGAGAAAACACCGCATGATTTGGAAGCGTTTGCCCAATTGCTCGATACTTCGATGCAGCAACAGAACAGCTATTACTTTGATTTGTTGGATGGAAAAATTCTTCAACGTCTAAAGATTACCAAAATCGGTAAAGGAGGGTTTCAAGAATATATGAAATCAATCGGCAAGTTAGGGGGTCAGAACAAAGTCAAAAGGTTGGCCAATGATCGGGAACTTGCTGATGGGCTATCGCCGTTCAAATTGCAGAAATGA
- a CDS encoding DUF6909 family protein has translation MIETKVVTPTRAQESTNAIERLYITMRHLLNRGFYKPSGVSGNALRNALLLLRPEIYGTIAEEKAELNGLMYVLERLPEGIEQCRYINLTSDEGFSKSHLTPIIPPKRRRNCYRIDEEQMNIEITRGRSDIYDILTHLTFLFVESDKICERVFIEESQTTIRDWTKLEEFILKDEKEDNEREVALIHTANILGRTFEEMTEMHQKLAKKDKTDRFLNIVYWLGKLALEERTTGNKRAITFSPLLRESLGHHIHGERWAQTIKTAMYENGLFGRPLHIISANMHSVMNSLFAKVALHKEFPDKSNLEIFETLSSSENGDLRKKVEDHASKNGMSFIDDTSGANIDVQLFDVAKFGMGACCYEFGHGTDDETKPLIFVMDYAFGEQAYETIDELLKPFKLDGKRHFLNVESISIMGKAGILEGGKGDLMIPSAHIFEGTADNYPFKNELCGEDFKGNGLNVMEGTMVTVLGTSLQNRDILKFFNESTWNVIGLEMEGVHYQKAIQSASKIRNSIKRDVKVRYAYYASDNPLETGSTLASGGLGTTGVKPTYLITDKILKQIFSS, from the coding sequence ATGATAGAAACAAAAGTGGTCACGCCCACAAGGGCACAAGAGTCGACAAATGCCATTGAGCGTTTGTACATCACCATGCGGCACCTTTTGAACCGTGGGTTCTACAAGCCCTCTGGCGTGTCGGGCAATGCGTTGCGCAACGCTCTCTTGTTGCTACGGCCTGAGATTTATGGCACCATTGCGGAAGAAAAAGCCGAGCTCAACGGGCTCATGTATGTCTTGGAAAGGCTTCCCGAGGGCATTGAACAATGCCGATATATCAACCTGACCTCAGATGAGGGATTTTCAAAATCACATTTGACGCCCATTATTCCCCCGAAAAGAAGAAGAAATTGTTATCGTATCGATGAAGAACAGATGAACATCGAAATCACCCGAGGGCGTTCTGATATCTATGATATTCTGACCCACCTCACCTTTCTGTTCGTCGAATCGGACAAAATCTGCGAACGAGTGTTCATCGAAGAAAGCCAGACGACCATCCGCGATTGGACTAAGTTGGAAGAATTCATACTTAAAGATGAAAAGGAAGACAACGAGCGGGAGGTGGCACTTATACATACCGCCAATATCTTGGGAAGAACTTTTGAAGAGATGACCGAGATGCACCAGAAATTGGCCAAGAAAGACAAAACAGACCGCTTTCTCAATATTGTGTATTGGCTTGGCAAACTTGCATTGGAAGAGCGCACAACGGGCAACAAGCGTGCCATCACATTCAGTCCGTTGTTACGTGAGAGCCTAGGTCATCATATTCATGGTGAGCGATGGGCGCAGACCATTAAAACCGCAATGTACGAAAACGGGTTGTTTGGCCGGCCCTTGCACATTATCAGTGCCAACATGCACAGCGTCATGAACTCTCTGTTCGCAAAAGTGGCATTGCACAAAGAATTTCCCGATAAATCAAATTTGGAGATTTTTGAGACCTTGAGCTCATCAGAGAATGGTGATCTACGCAAAAAAGTTGAAGACCATGCAAGCAAAAACGGCATGTCGTTCATCGATGATACTTCAGGGGCCAATATTGATGTGCAACTATTTGATGTGGCCAAGTTCGGCATGGGAGCCTGTTGCTATGAATTCGGCCATGGCACCGATGACGAGACAAAACCACTTATATTTGTGATGGACTATGCCTTTGGAGAACAGGCCTATGAGACGATAGATGAACTATTGAAGCCTTTCAAGCTCGATGGCAAGAGACACTTTTTGAATGTAGAATCCATTTCAATTATGGGCAAGGCAGGCATATTGGAAGGAGGGAAAGGAGATTTGATGATTCCCTCCGCGCATATTTTCGAGGGCACGGCCGATAACTATCCGTTCAAGAATGAGCTCTGCGGAGAAGATTTTAAAGGAAATGGGCTCAATGTAATGGAAGGAACGATGGTCACCGTTTTGGGAACTTCTTTACAGAATAGAGACATTTTAAAGTTTTTTAATGAATCTACGTGGAATGTGATCGGATTGGAAATGGAAGGGGTGCACTATCAAAAGGCGATTCAATCGGCCTCAAAAATACGGAACAGTATAAAAAGAGACGTTAAAGTACGCTATGCCTATTATGCCTCAGATAACCCCTTGGAAACAGGAAGCACATTAGCATCTGGTGGTTTGGGCACAACAGGGGTAAAACCCACCTATTTGATAACCGATAAGATTCTAAAACAAATTTTTAGTTCATAA
- a CDS encoding LysM peptidoglycan-binding domain-containing protein: MNQITKILFFVLCLVMTDVLAQEPMAPIETAVEPTVATDSISNTEIVPPLDPKKLDGAMVEIKDSEKGTIKLADHQEAYRYDSLWLRELYKNAALFTEMYDEVANQKIESEEVVLIDLPTDTLKSRLERLNEKTPFNIAYNPSLESVIKSFLTRKRGLMERMMTASQFYFPLFEQELDNHNIPLEIKYLSIVESALNPRARSRVGATGLWQFMYSTGKMYGLDVSSYVDERKDPIESTTAACKYLAKLYDIFDDWDLALAAYNSGPGNVNKAIRRSGGYRNYWNIRPFLPRETAGYVPAFLATMYIFEYAEEHGLKRVNAERPYFETDTVHIKNMISFDQIAKVVDINMEELEMLNPSYKLKIIPKVKGKTYVLRLPKAKIGKFVNNEEAIYAYAKKEFDASEKPLPQLVEAKNKIRYKVRSGDYLGKIAQRYGVGVSQIKRWNGLRSNNLRIGQRLTIFPRKPYVAKTATAKKSAGKTASPTAVANNAKVHTVQKGDSLWTISRKYPGVSIENLREWNGISGNNLKPGTKLKLCDCSS, encoded by the coding sequence ATGAACCAAATAACCAAAATCCTCTTTTTTGTCCTTTGTCTTGTCATGACCGATGTTTTGGCTCAAGAACCAATGGCACCCATTGAGACTGCCGTTGAGCCGACCGTGGCAACTGATTCTATTTCCAATACAGAGATCGTACCGCCACTTGACCCCAAAAAACTCGATGGGGCGATGGTTGAAATCAAAGATTCTGAAAAGGGAACCATTAAATTGGCCGACCATCAAGAAGCGTATCGCTATGACAGCCTTTGGTTACGTGAACTGTATAAAAATGCGGCCCTCTTCACAGAAATGTACGACGAGGTGGCCAATCAAAAAATCGAAAGTGAAGAAGTGGTTTTGATAGACCTGCCCACCGATACACTGAAATCGAGATTGGAACGATTAAATGAAAAAACCCCTTTTAATATTGCGTACAATCCATCATTGGAAAGTGTCATCAAATCGTTTTTGACAAGAAAGCGTGGTTTGATGGAGCGTATGATGACGGCCAGCCAGTTCTATTTTCCGTTGTTTGAGCAAGAGTTGGACAATCACAATATTCCATTAGAGATAAAATACCTGTCCATTGTAGAATCGGCCTTGAACCCAAGGGCGAGATCCAGAGTAGGGGCCACAGGACTGTGGCAGTTTATGTACAGCACAGGAAAGATGTACGGCCTTGATGTCAGCAGTTATGTCGATGAGCGAAAAGATCCGATTGAATCGACCACGGCGGCCTGTAAATACTTGGCCAAGCTGTATGATATTTTTGATGACTGGGATTTGGCTTTGGCGGCCTATAATTCAGGCCCTGGCAATGTGAACAAGGCTATCAGACGTTCTGGAGGATATCGCAATTATTGGAACATCAGACCCTTTTTGCCACGTGAAACGGCAGGGTATGTGCCCGCTTTTTTGGCGACGATGTACATTTTTGAATACGCCGAAGAACACGGATTGAAACGGGTGAATGCCGAGCGGCCCTATTTTGAGACCGATACGGTACATATAAAGAACATGATCAGTTTCGATCAAATCGCAAAGGTGGTCGATATCAATATGGAAGAGCTTGAGATGCTGAATCCGTCCTACAAACTGAAAATTATACCGAAGGTTAAGGGCAAGACCTATGTGCTGCGATTACCCAAGGCGAAAATCGGAAAATTCGTCAACAATGAAGAAGCCATTTACGCCTATGCCAAGAAAGAATTCGATGCATCTGAAAAACCATTGCCCCAATTGGTAGAGGCGAAGAACAAAATACGGTATAAGGTAAGAAGCGGCGACTATCTGGGCAAGATCGCCCAACGTTATGGTGTTGGCGTGAGCCAGATCAAACGATGGAACGGCTTGCGCAGCAACAACCTAAGAATCGGCCAACGGCTGACTATTTTTCCGCGAAAACCTTATGTGGCCAAGACCGCAACGGCAAAGAAAAGTGCCGGCAAAACAGCTTCCCCAACCGCTGTGGCGAATAACGCGAAAGTGCATACGGTACAAAAGGGTGACTCACTTTGGACAATTTCTAGAAAGTATCCTGGTGTTTCCATTGAAAATTTGCGAGAATGGAACGGTATTAGTGGTAACAATCTAAAACCGGGCACAAAATTGAAATTGTGCGATTGTTCTTCGTAA
- the tatA gene encoding twin-arginine translocase TatA/TatE family subunit, with product MIAQNIFLGMLGPWQIVLIVVVVLLLFGGKKIPELMRGLGSGIKEFKDASKEDEKLEGKKETDS from the coding sequence ATGATTGCTCAGAATATTTTTCTCGGTATGTTGGGACCATGGCAGATTGTACTCATCGTGGTCGTGGTGCTCTTGCTTTTCGGCGGAAAAAAGATCCCTGAACTTATGCGGGGCCTTGGTAGCGGTATCAAAGAATTTAAAGACGCTTCCAAAGAAGATGAAAAGTTGGAGGGCAAAAAGGAAACCGACTCTTAA
- a CDS encoding OmpA family protein, whose protein sequence is MRKLVITVITALVLLPYHTFSQELNAAYQTMAASVFEEDMGEQNEPERTDIKTKTFSKIKGAPAGYYLIANTYSKKKYRDRFIKDLNKRGLHAHFITNQKEGLSYVCVNHHTNWNDAVADYDSGLQGKYDGELWVLIIEKDNDTKVEKAKVPVANGQAKLIKRANEYYDMMWYKEAAKYYDLALEKNAALHSKEVLQRAGDSHYFNSNMEKAHHWYHMLYENHKDEITSDNLFKYAHALKGNSKYGRAKRMMRLYKKRLKEEGRHTSRNIAERRETVLDEILGNTEETEVKNLAINSRYSDFSPMFYGQDKMVYASAKDSGFLNTRRYKWNNQPYLDLYVAKINERSKTLDESKKLSKKINTKYHEASVTFSPDGSTMFFTRNNTKGKKVIWGSRKINYLKIYRSDLIDGEWTQAKELPFNSDEFSTGHPALSPDGKLLYFVSDRPGTIGKTDIFVVDVNDDGTYSEPRNLGPEINTKEREMFPFVNDEKLYFSSDGHIGLGGLDIFEAVRSDTGFDMPKNLGKPINSSLDDFSFIIREETQEGYFASNRKGGKGDDDIYSFKRLQPEEAVNLNAITGTVTELITGDVMPSALVELLDENNIKLAEAVTGEDGTFLFEDLEGNTQYMVRVKKDEFFEKEQSVSTLDNELVTSDVGMKRLKEMIAIEDGVKKLKTDMIHFDFDKSYIRTDAAEELNKLVEIMEQYPTMVIKIESHTDKFGPSAYNKYLSDKRAKSTRDYLISKGIDASRIASAVGYGEEQPLNECTDGVRCSREKHQQNRRSEFIIVDM, encoded by the coding sequence ATGAGGAAACTAGTTATTACGGTCATCACGGCCTTGGTGCTCTTACCGTACCATACCTTCTCACAAGAACTCAACGCAGCCTATCAGACCATGGCCGCTTCTGTGTTTGAAGAAGATATGGGTGAACAAAATGAGCCCGAAAGAACCGATATCAAGACCAAGACTTTTTCGAAGATCAAAGGGGCCCCAGCGGGCTATTATCTCATTGCCAATACCTACTCCAAAAAAAAATACCGCGATCGTTTTATAAAAGACCTGAACAAGAGGGGACTGCACGCCCATTTCATTACCAATCAGAAAGAGGGTTTAAGCTATGTCTGTGTAAACCACCACACCAATTGGAATGATGCCGTGGCCGATTATGATTCGGGCCTACAGGGCAAATATGATGGTGAGCTTTGGGTGCTCATCATTGAAAAAGATAACGACACAAAAGTTGAAAAGGCTAAAGTCCCTGTTGCGAACGGCCAAGCCAAGTTGATCAAAAGAGCCAATGAGTACTACGATATGATGTGGTATAAAGAAGCGGCCAAATACTACGACCTTGCTCTTGAAAAGAATGCAGCATTGCACTCAAAAGAGGTGTTGCAACGTGCAGGTGATTCACATTATTTCAACTCGAATATGGAAAAAGCCCATCATTGGTACCATATGCTGTATGAAAACCACAAAGATGAAATCACATCGGACAACCTGTTCAAATATGCCCATGCCCTAAAGGGAAACAGCAAGTACGGTAGGGCGAAGCGAATGATGCGCCTATACAAAAAACGCCTAAAAGAAGAAGGTCGGCACACTTCACGGAACATAGCAGAAAGACGTGAGACCGTTCTTGATGAGATCTTGGGCAATACTGAAGAAACCGAGGTCAAAAATCTGGCCATCAACTCTAGGTACTCTGATTTCTCACCCATGTTCTACGGTCAAGACAAAATGGTATACGCTTCGGCAAAAGATTCAGGGTTTTTAAATACCAGGCGGTATAAATGGAACAACCAGCCCTATCTCGACCTTTATGTGGCAAAGATTAATGAACGATCAAAGACCCTTGACGAATCAAAAAAGTTGTCAAAAAAAATCAATACCAAATATCATGAGGCCTCGGTGACCTTCTCACCTGATGGTTCGACCATGTTTTTTACCCGAAACAATACCAAGGGCAAAAAGGTTATTTGGGGCAGTAGAAAAATCAATTATCTAAAAATTTATCGTTCTGACCTAATCGATGGAGAATGGACACAAGCCAAAGAATTGCCGTTCAACAGTGATGAGTTTTCGACCGGACACCCTGCTCTGAGCCCAGATGGTAAATTACTGTACTTCGTATCAGATCGCCCGGGCACTATTGGCAAGACCGATATTTTCGTCGTTGATGTGAATGATGACGGCACTTACTCAGAACCTAGAAACCTGGGCCCAGAGATCAATACCAAAGAGCGTGAGATGTTTCCTTTTGTGAACGATGAAAAGCTCTATTTTTCTTCGGATGGACACATTGGTCTCGGCGGATTGGATATTTTTGAGGCCGTTCGTTCCGATACCGGTTTCGACATGCCCAAGAATTTGGGAAAACCCATCAACAGTAGCCTTGACGATTTCTCATTTATCATTCGCGAGGAAACCCAAGAAGGCTATTTTGCCTCAAACCGAAAAGGGGGCAAGGGAGATGATGATATCTACTCGTTCAAACGTTTACAGCCCGAAGAAGCAGTAAACCTGAATGCCATCACAGGCACCGTGACCGAATTGATCACCGGCGATGTCATGCCCAGTGCCCTTGTCGAATTGTTGGATGAGAACAACATCAAGCTTGCTGAAGCCGTTACCGGTGAAGATGGTACCTTTTTGTTCGAAGATCTTGAGGGCAACACCCAATACATGGTGCGTGTAAAAAAGGACGAATTCTTTGAAAAAGAACAGTCGGTCTCTACTTTGGACAATGAACTTGTGACGTCTGATGTTGGCATGAAACGATTGAAAGAGATGATCGCCATTGAAGATGGTGTCAAGAAGTTGAAGACCGATATGATACATTTTGACTTCGACAAATCATATATCAGAACCGATGCGGCAGAAGAACTCAATAAATTGGTCGAGATTATGGAGCAATATCCGACCATGGTCATTAAAATTGAATCGCACACCGATAAGTTTGGTCCGAGTGCCTATAACAAATATCTGTCGGACAAAAGGGCAAAATCTACCCGTGACTATTTGATATCGAAAGGCATCGATGCATCCAGAATAGCCAGCGCCGTGGGTTATGGAGAAGAACAACCGTTGAACGAATGTACCGATGGGGTGCGTTGTTCAAGAGAAAAACACCAGCAGAACAGACGATCAGAGTTTATCATCGTCGATATGTGA
- a CDS encoding DUF4837 family protein: MKKFLGTLFLTGLLLAGISCNDNSKKQKFLPPSTGSVNSLMVVMNTDLWQGEVGDRIREHFAATVVGLPWEEPLFTITQLPPKVFRGAALESRSILYVLRDSAAMAYVSNDVYAKPQRVTVVKGPNNEELLQGLDSIAQKAMMAYRDVEISEAQKRFTRSLNKEKALEEQFGIKLTIPSVYRVGKEEDKFVWLDRQIQKGTMNIIAYEMPMSSLTNDSTFVQDIVRMRDSIGEKYIPGPNKGTYMITEKVFAPYVFPAEVAGKKAVEVRGIWEIHGYPMAGPFLTYIINDKKNDRRLVLEGFTFAPATEKRDYMFELEAILKTLAVP; this comes from the coding sequence ATGAAAAAATTTTTGGGGACACTATTCTTGACCGGCCTGTTACTGGCCGGCATTTCATGTAACGACAATTCTAAAAAACAGAAATTTCTGCCACCCTCTACGGGCAGCGTCAATTCATTGATGGTGGTCATGAACACCGATTTGTGGCAAGGTGAGGTCGGCGACCGCATTCGTGAACATTTTGCCGCAACCGTGGTCGGGCTCCCCTGGGAAGAGCCATTGTTCACCATTACACAATTGCCGCCAAAGGTTTTTCGCGGTGCGGCCTTGGAATCTCGGTCTATATTGTACGTTCTCAGAGATTCTGCCGCAATGGCCTACGTAAGCAATGATGTATATGCGAAGCCCCAACGGGTAACCGTGGTCAAAGGCCCAAACAATGAAGAGCTGCTACAAGGCCTTGACAGCATAGCCCAAAAGGCCATGATGGCCTATAGAGATGTTGAAATCAGCGAAGCACAGAAACGTTTTACCCGCTCATTGAACAAAGAAAAGGCCCTTGAAGAACAATTTGGTATCAAATTGACCATTCCTTCCGTATATCGTGTGGGGAAAGAAGAAGATAAATTTGTTTGGCTCGATAGGCAGATACAAAAAGGTACCATGAACATTATTGCCTACGAAATGCCCATGAGCAGTTTGACAAACGACTCCACCTTTGTACAAGATATTGTCAGAATGCGTGATTCGATTGGTGAAAAGTACATACCCGGGCCAAATAAGGGCACGTATATGATCACTGAAAAGGTTTTTGCCCCATATGTGTTTCCTGCTGAAGTGGCCGGCAAAAAAGCGGTAGAGGTACGTGGAATATGGGAGATACACGGCTATCCGATGGCAGGTCCTTTCTTGACCTATATCATCAACGATAAGAAGAACGATCGGAGATTGGTATTAGAGGGCTTCACCTTTGCCCCGGCTACCGAAAAACGCGATTACATGTTTGAGCTGGAGGCCATTCTGAAGACCTTGGCCGTTCCATAA
- a CDS encoding phosphoglycerate kinase, with product MKTIDDFNFEDKKALIRVDFNVPLDGDFNVTDTSRIEAAKPTILKILEDGGSTVLMSHLGRPKGKVNPDMSLGHIQEKVSEIIGVEVKFVDDCIGDKVSEAIEALETGEVLMLENLRFYAEEESGDKPFAEKLSKNGDVYVNDAFGTAHRAHASTTIVAEFFPERKCFGYLLAREIKAIEKVMQTGEKPVTAILGGAKVSSKITIIENILDKVDNLIIGGGMTYTFVKAQGGQIGDSICEDDKTDLALDILRQAEEKGVAVHLPIDVVAADAFDNAANTKVVDVDKIADGWLGLDVGPATLENFKNVILGSKTILWNGPVGVFEMERFAKGTVSVGNFVDQATQNGAFSLVGGGDSVAAVKQFGFEDKVSYVSTGGGAMLESLEGRTLPGIAAILD from the coding sequence ATGAAGACAATCGATGATTTTAATTTTGAGGACAAAAAGGCACTGATCCGGGTAGATTTCAACGTGCCTTTAGACGGTGATTTCAATGTGACCGACACCAGTCGTATCGAAGCGGCCAAGCCCACTATTCTAAAAATTCTGGAAGATGGCGGAAGCACCGTGCTTATGAGCCATTTGGGTAGGCCCAAGGGCAAGGTGAATCCAGATATGTCGCTTGGCCACATTCAAGAAAAAGTATCAGAGATCATTGGTGTCGAGGTGAAGTTTGTCGATGACTGCATTGGTGATAAAGTTTCTGAGGCGATAGAGGCTCTTGAAACCGGCGAGGTATTGATGTTGGAAAACCTTCGGTTTTATGCCGAAGAGGAAAGTGGCGATAAACCTTTTGCAGAAAAGCTTTCAAAAAATGGTGATGTTTATGTGAACGATGCCTTTGGTACGGCGCACCGGGCACATGCTTCGACTACCATAGTGGCTGAATTTTTTCCAGAAAGAAAGTGTTTTGGTTATTTGCTGGCGAGAGAGATCAAGGCCATTGAGAAAGTAATGCAAACCGGTGAAAAACCAGTAACGGCCATTTTGGGCGGAGCCAAGGTATCTTCGAAAATCACCATCATTGAAAATATATTGGACAAGGTCGATAACCTTATCATCGGCGGCGGAATGACCTATACCTTTGTCAAGGCGCAAGGGGGGCAAATAGGCGATTCTATTTGTGAAGATGACAAAACCGATCTGGCCCTTGATATTTTACGACAAGCTGAAGAAAAAGGGGTTGCCGTGCACCTGCCCATTGATGTGGTAGCTGCCGATGCTTTTGATAATGCCGCCAACACCAAGGTAGTTGACGTCGACAAAATTGCCGATGGATGGCTGGGCTTGGATGTGGGTCCGGCTACTTTGGAAAATTTCAAAAACGTCATCTTGGGATCAAAGACCATTTTATGGAACGGCCCGGTAGGGGTCTTCGAAATGGAGCGCTTTGCAAAGGGCACCGTTTCAGTCGGAAACTTCGTTGACCAGGCTACCCAGAACGGAGCGTTTTCACTGGTGGGCGGCGGTGACTCTGTCGCAGCGGTAAAACAGTTTGGCTTTGAAGACAAGGTAAGCTATGTCTCTACCGGCGGAGGCGCCATGTTAGAGAGTCTTGAGGGGCGAACATTACCGGGCATAGCCGCAATATTGGACTGA